In the genome of Desulfuromonas sp., one region contains:
- a CDS encoding ArsR family transcriptional regulator, translating to MLEPLFGTANREKALIFLEARTEGYPREIAELFGTDLRAIQNQLEKLEQGGVVYSRMVGRTRLYSFNPRYPLLNELKALLEKALEFYPEAEKDRLFPERSRPRRKGKPL from the coding sequence ATGCTCGAGCCACTATTTGGAACAGCAAACCGGGAAAAAGCTTTAATCTTCCTTGAAGCCCGGACAGAAGGATATCCACGAGAAATTGCCGAACTATTTGGCACCGATTTACGCGCCATCCAAAACCAGCTGGAGAAACTGGAACAGGGCGGCGTGGTCTACAGCCGAATGGTCGGCCGCACCCGCCTCTACAGCTTTAATCCACGCTACCCTCTTCTGAATGAGTTAAAAGCCCTTCTGGAAAAAGCTCTGGAGTTTTATCCAGAAGCTGAAAAGGATCGCCTCTTCCCCGAAAGAAGCCGCCCAAGACGTAAAGGCAAACCATTGTGA
- a CDS encoding ABC transporter substrate-binding protein: protein MASFFDLSINGKAYGEGYMDQRYKLLLPVLWVLILILVTASAVSAATVKIGGTGFGLEMIRILGDAYRKNHPEVVFVVPPSLGSSGGIKALMAGALDIAISSRPLKENEKAQSLQDVAFLKTPFVLAADPQVDKKFLSINELEKIYRGEIKSWPDGSRLRLILRPKSESDTKMIIGLSPEMGAAVAAAHKKEGLILAINDQDNALALTTTPGALGFASLCQILTERLNLNVLVFNNLTPTIDALADGSYPLSKTLYLVTTEKPSPLALNFLAFIVSDQAKEIITSYGSLPLTMSQPSFLNEK from the coding sequence ATGGCTTCTTTTTTTGATCTGTCTATAAATGGGAAGGCTTACGGAGAGGGCTATATGGACCAAAGGTATAAACTGTTATTACCGGTTCTGTGGGTGCTTATTTTGATTTTAGTCACTGCCTCTGCGGTATCTGCCGCGACCGTAAAAATAGGAGGAACCGGCTTTGGACTGGAAATGATACGCATCCTGGGAGATGCCTACAGGAAGAATCATCCTGAGGTAGTTTTTGTCGTTCCCCCCAGTTTGGGAAGCAGTGGCGGCATTAAGGCCCTCATGGCTGGAGCCCTCGACATTGCAATCAGCAGTCGCCCTTTGAAAGAGAATGAAAAAGCGCAGTCCTTACAGGACGTGGCTTTTTTAAAAACCCCCTTTGTTTTAGCTGCCGATCCTCAGGTTGACAAGAAATTCTTATCCATTAATGAGTTAGAGAAGATTTATCGCGGAGAAATTAAGTCGTGGCCGGACGGTTCCCGTCTCCGCTTAATACTCCGTCCAAAAAGTGAATCGGACACAAAAATGATCATAGGGCTGTCTCCTGAGATGGGAGCCGCCGTTGCTGCTGCACATAAGAAGGAGGGTCTAATTCTTGCGATTAACGACCAAGATAATGCTTTGGCCCTTACGACCACTCCAGGGGCATTAGGATTTGCCTCCCTTTGTCAAATTTTGACCGAACGACTGAATCTTAATGTTTTGGTATTTAACAATTTGACCCCCACTATAGACGCCTTGGCTGATGGTTCTTATCCTTTAAGCAAAACATTGTATCTGGTGACCACGGAAAAACCCTCTCCCCTGGCTCTAAATTTTCTTGCTTTCATCGTTTCGGATCAAGCGAAAGAGATAATAACCAGTTATGGAAGTCTTCCGCTGACGATGAGTCAGCCGTCGTTTCTAAATGAAAAATAG